A segment of the Cololabis saira isolate AMF1-May2022 chromosome 3, fColSai1.1, whole genome shotgun sequence genome:
CACGAATAAAGTAATTTCATTTGTAGTTATGTGtttcacttttattacaaacaaagagCTAGATATTAGTGTTGGTGTGTTACATTTATTATGAACAGATACAAAATGGTATACAAATCTTAAACAAAATATCAACATGTACAAGTTTGAAAAAGGTTTAcaaattttaaacatttgtatgtgcaAATTGTAGAGGTATCAAAAGCTGAACTAAAAGGAAATATCTTCCCATGTGTAGAGGTTGCGGTAGACAGGCTTGTGGTTGGAGGGGATTGGCCGTGAGGGGCTGGATGGCGACATCGCCTCTTTGCCCCTGCCGCCTCCGACCAGGCCTCTGGGCACTTGTGTCTGAAGACAGAATTGGTGTAAAACTTATTACATGTCCTAACGTGGGCATATGTTTAAACATAAAAAAGCATTGGTTGTTGCAGCCAGCATATTGCAGAACTTACCTGGTAACTCAGAGTTCCTCTGCAGCGGGGAACTGCTCTACCATCGCTGCTGTTGACTCTCCCCCATCTCTGTTGCTGCTTCTGCAGAGGGTTacacaaatgaaaaatgatttatagtttattcattttatgtCAGACATATGGATTTATTTTGTCTAGTTGTCAGAATAATCACATTATTGGTTCCATCTTATGTTATTTGCAAATATAATCATGACTACTTTcattaaactgtgttttagGTACTTTGATTTATAAACAGTCACACCGGGTTCATTTTGACCCAGGAAaacagctgtgattggttttaaATCAGTATTCTGATTAAACCTGATCAGTGTGTTATAATATAAACGTATTTTCATTAAAGTCAGACAATAATGCCCAAAAAAGTATTGTAAAGTTGGAACGCAGTTggataataacacatttaacacAGAATTAGGTTATAATTTatcactcactcatctcactcatcttctcccgctttatccgttcccgggtcgcgggggcagcagcctcagcagagatgcccaggcttccttcaccccagacacttcctccagctcttccggggggagtccgaggcgttcccaggccagccgagagacatagtctctccagtgtgtcctgggtcttccccggggtctcctcccggtgggacatgcctggaacacctccctagggaggagggacatgcctggaacacctccctagggaggcgtccaggaggcatccggtacagatgcccaagccacctcagctgactcctctcaatgtgaaggagcagcggctcgactccgagctcctcccgggtgaccgaactcctcaccctatctctaagggagcgtccagccgccctgcggaggaaactgatctcggccgcttgtatccgcgatcttgtcctttcggtcactacccaaagttcatgaccataggtgagggtaggggcgtagattgaccggtaaatcgagagcttcgcctttcgactcagctccctcttcaccacgacggtccagtacatcgaccgcattactgcggacgctgcaccgatccgtctgtcaatctcacgctccattgttccctcactcgtgaacaagatcccgagatacttgaactcctccacctgaggcaggacttctccacccacccggagaaggcatgccacccttttccggtggagaaccatggcctcggtcttggaggtgctgattctcatccctgccgcgtcgcactcggccgcaaaccgccccagcacatgctggagttGGGTTATAATTTATGTAATGTGTTATTGGTAGTGAAACATAACATGAGCATAAGTTACATTGAATAACCCCTCACCCCCGCACGCTTGAGGGCTAAATTAAATGTACAAGTAAACCgttatttagcagacgcttttatccaaagcgacgtgCATAACATTACAGAACATACAGAACAAAACATTCTTTGAACAAAGGCAACAAGTTAGCAACTCAcgttattttgatctgctccagTGACTCCATCCCCGTCcccctttcacttccgggtgaacccccccagaggaaattctcgagcatgtgcagactgcaatatccgatcccccgtatacatggcgttaacaacCCGATTGCGAACCGGTTATCTGGTGCTGCAACCTGATTACTAAATGTCAGACATAAGTCCGAAGTAGATcgggttcaggtgtttacatgcagtttaaaagtccgaacgatgtcttatacgataaGAAACCCGAttaaactgctgcatgtaaacgtagtgagTGAGTCGGTGAGGTGCTCAAACTTGCAAtctttcactttgttttttaaatcagtcacatatgcatcaacagtctctgattttccttgcacttgaataaagaacaggagcctcaaatacgtcacattttTCCTTGGCTCACAATGTTGGCAGAGTTCTTTCAATGTATCATAGTCATCTACGTCTTCATTGaagtcaaaagtgttatatACCTTTAATTGCTTcatcagggctccagactaacttttttcactaggagcacagtagcccctaactgaacatttttaggggcacaatcagaaattttaggagcgcacatcatttatttacatgctaaccaaatttttacatttctattacatttcagtgtattagtaatacgtatttcataatagattaatgaattcggggattaaagcaaaaaaaatatttttgactgaaaaatgtttcaggccagttcatattcccccgcCATCTATGCGCTGCAGCACACTTTAAGAACGGCCCCTTTTTTGCCGTGCGGTCGTTtcccaaaggtttcaagtaaaaaagttaaatgctgtattagcccttctgttttctgttttttatcaccatttgattcgatccgatccgatattgatgtgggttagtgttattaaaaatgttttttgagctgtttcctgaattatacgactgtaaaataactagtgaaataataatttcacaatcattattgtgaaataactaaaaaataaataactcaaatgggtctttcaatatccatttaaagtgcaaaaaagaaggaaatatcaatagctcatgcagtaaacaaataattttagcttgtctaatttattctgtcaccagacacacagcttgccatgaagcatcagggatttttcaggtatgtcatgacaaactgtgtgtccaataacagaagaaaccaaacaagctagtaaatatagataatatgaacttcattgaacttatataacattttgaaatttaagctgaaatatccaaaacactgaacactggttttgcacgggtgggggtgtgtctgagtgtgtcctTGTCTGTGTGTAACGTGCCTGgcgattcaatgatctgcaagttttgcCCGCACACAGTTGACTGGACACGAAAAAATACATGCGAAAAAAGATCATGTACTTTAACGGCGACGTCTGTAGTAGGTGTAATAAtcataattttgtattacagtacgacgcgctctcctcgcgtgCTGCGCGAGTGAGGTCCGTTTACAATGCAGGTAGttgtctgagtgagcggagattaacgcacatggcagcataaaaacaggctcaaacagcaagtaacttccagcattaacagtgctgctcagcccgctgtctgtacgGAGTAAACTTTGGTTCTGCATTTTCTGCGCTGAtttctcaggcggccgcttccacatgtttgttttgttcacgagGGCAGCGGAGGCGGGCGGGGTAAAGAAGCGCAGTGTCCCCGGCTCTTAGTGACccttttttcagcattttttcaaaagaaaacttGATTTAGTTCGAGTTTTAAAAATTTGCGCTTTGTTAACGCTACCTCTGCTCTTTGACGccgtgttcattgtttgatagtttgacACCACGCGcatatgtgaattaaatgacgtgactactggtcCCCCAGTCTCTGACAAGTCGTCTGCCCTGAGGGACGGGGGCGAACCAGCCCTCctctgtttctgattggctgataccaaggctctggctagctttattggtttacaacagcgtcagtttaatgTCCAACATGATTTAATTGGATAGTctaacggctgatttatggttccgcgttacaccaacacaaaccaacgcgttggtgtaacgctggcaaaaaacactggcaaatttactggtcgcacgtgtgcgagtggacatgaaattcagtcgcacatactcaaattttggtcgcaaaatgcgagcatttggtcgcagtctggaggcCTGCTTCATCCCTGGCCACATGTAGGAACGTGGCTCTTTTCACTGAATCAGACTTTCCGTCGATTCCGCTGGCGACAAGAAACAGTTCAAatctctggatccagactccaattttctgctagatttcctacagtcacagtgccacccagtgtttccgctagaaaaaattggcaccggacaatgtgaccggcagggtttcaatttaccggacaaatgtttgaaattccggtcacataggctatatgaatttattgaggttagaaataaatcatatgcagtagtacgatatcaatgcaagtactttaatagtatttttatttaaaagcagggtatttaaaataaaataagtcccgtcaattgactcgcgagcgtaacttcaaaaaataaataattattgcagaagcttgcgcgtaacctacggcgtaaggtacgcggcgacgcgtactctacgccgtaggctctgcgtcggtgcaacgcggaaccataaatcaacgcacaggtggatgtcggcgccgcagctctgcttcctcccggctcccggcaccgaggctcggcgtgtccccaggccggggctcggcgtgtccctccgcagtactcccggggactctagtcccgcagcaccagtgagtattttcaccggacattttgaccggagagattataaaataccagacttcggcatattttaccggacaaagtccggcaattaccggacaacggaaaccctggtgCCACCTAATGAtaacacagagtaatgcacttgttttcaattATACTACATAgctgaaggggaagaccgaaggttcaggacaaactttaaacctcacaaatacgaCCAAATAATCAACAGTgggaaacacttttgacttgttaaaatcctgtctttttgtaattccagaacatccacaagaaaatgtttgtaaggtggaggaggacggggttttcagtgaccagcacctggataacctggagaggagctgcagcccggaccaggaggaaccagggcatccacagactacagaactggaggaagactccagcggtcaggagatgaaggacgaggacgtagaggtggatgtctcattggtcaatgtcgctgatgtgaaagttgaaaatggtgaaccaggaccaaactgtggccagctgctgttgcacacttctcctgaagctcaaaacaaagatgaggaagggactgaaagtttacgctcagactccagtaaaactgcagatccggagccaatgagacgacacggtgaccacgaagatgctgctgtcccgtcagacagcaactgtaaatcaaagctgaccaggacccacactgggaagaaggtattttcttgcagcacttgcaggaaagagtttagtagaagtagtaatttaatggatcacatgaagatccacactggcgaaaggctgtacctgtgcaacacctgcggaaaatcgtttagACACTTATCAAATTTTAAAAGCCACATATACATGCACacaggcgagaagccctacatctgcaaaacatgtggaaaaggttTCACACAAAGTGCCagcctggtgattcactcgaggacccacaccggtgaaaggccgtacctgtgcaacacctgcggaaaaacctttaataGATCATCATCTCTTAagcgccacataaccacgcacacgggtgagaagccctacatctgcaaaatatgtggaaaaagttacaggctacatTCCCACCTGGTGgatcactcgaggacccacaccggtgaaaagccgtacctgtgcaacacctgcagcaaaacctttactagatcatcatctcttaaaagccacataatcacgcacacgggcgagaagccctacatctgcaaaatatgtggaaaaagttacaggcaacGTTCCgccctggtggttcactcgaggacccacaccggtgaaaagccgtacctgtgcaacacctgtggaaaaacctttactcaatCATCAGCTGTTAAAAGCCAcctaaccacgcacacgggtgaGAAGCGATAATTGTGCCAGACGTGCAgcaaaggttttagccgcagaagtatattgctgaatcacatgaaaatcacccggaggagaagtctggcgACTCGTGACAAAGGAAGTTCAtattgtcgtcctccgggggcagctgtccactcctgtctgacctgcagaagtccaaccaccacctcctgtggctgatgagcctaatcccctccccacaagggttgcaggttcaacccggatttatgcttctccgtcaacttggcGCAGAGGGAACAATGTagttgtgtactttttttaaagttctgcattgagtttgtttgaattcctgttccttcttaaaatcatattatttgttgctgttggtaacttgccgtctccacggtgcaaataaagagctgttgatgtgctgaagtttctttaaacgtgacaaagcctctctcacacgttctttttcccttctgtttcttcttcactcacattctctttgtaaagttaatctgcagctccatgttgttaaactctctccatctactctgTTCAGAGGTTAGTCCAAGTTTGATATTTTTACGTGTTGAGCTTTTACAACGttcctctgaaaaacatgaagaatcttcagagaaacgaggacaaaagaagaaatgcaaccatcaacacgtcagaaacaaaacagccaaccatctgtcaccattttataaactttaatatctgcagcattaaacaaaaaaccttgaagatttcagaagtcagtgcagtcagatacgatttgcttttatttcccttttaaaatgtttttattgatttagaaaacaagaacatttggtttgaaggtgaatgaggaaatgagtgtgatgtgggatacacatcgcgatacttgagtcacgatacaatacaatacgatattgcgGTAT
Coding sequences within it:
- the LOC133440350 gene encoding zinc finger protein OZF-like, with the protein product MSKVNHLREFIGQRLTAAAVEILSVFEKSILEYEEELDRQRRLLDLAWKPEIRLHRVEHPQENVCKVEEDGVFSDQHLDNLERSCSPDQEEPGHPQTTELEEDSSGQEMKDEDVEVDVSLVNVADVKVENGEPGPNCGQLLLHTSPEAQNKDEEGTESLRSDSSKTADPEPMRRHGDHEDAAVPSDSNCKSKLTRTHTGKKVFSCSTCRKEFSRSSNLMDHMKIHTGERLYLCNTCGKSFRHLSNFKSHIYMHTGEKPYICKTCGKGFTQSASLVIHSRTHTGERPYLCNTCGKTFNRSSSLKRHITTHTGEKPYICKICGKSYRLHSHLVDHSRTHTGEKPYLCNTCSKTFTRSSSLKSHIITHTGEKPYICKICGKSYRQRSALVVHSRTHTGEKPYLCNTCGKTFTQSSAVKSHLTTHTGEKR